A DNA window from Alligator mississippiensis isolate rAllMis1 chromosome 11, rAllMis1, whole genome shotgun sequence contains the following coding sequences:
- the MINAR1 gene encoding major intrinsically disordered Notch2-binding receptor 1, producing the protein MSAMETNQESSIFLVKILEELDTKQNTVSYQDLCKSLCARFDLSQLAKLRSVLFYTACLDPNFPATLFKDKMRCTVNNQQSKKIMVAADIVTIFNLIQMNGGVAKEKLPVARQKVRKKESFESCRSDTEICNMVDCVSNCEVNDREFNRGFSGRRSSKCRKVDCKDCQQFIPSSEPNFLLGVNKEMKGRAASLDRLQALASYSIANSPPCEMQSTYFPMNIENESISDQDSLPINAGIKETFISNDEPFVMQSCVQKRNIFKEDFHNLITISPSLIPPSKKPEDGHGEHQNRKETCKQAFFNHSFEMPYSSQYLNPVYSPIPDKRRVKHESLDDLQASTYFGPTTVLGPPDTKKWTGKQNKQTAWPAKSWSLNTEEVPDFERSFFNRKQTEEKVRYQSSNSQSPNFPTADRHQTYLNPKDQSPMMQSAYAMKSNGHKPKEIPSILDMEKHEPVKKFKDKSINCTSVQLLSIDTTTSVGTQTEQQVLEHKKCKDLCALSQTKYVERHSLKQSDDDSEIVSDDISDIFRFLDDMSICGSTGVMQSSCYNSTGSLSQVHKSDCESSPEHNLNKITGGNSSNKLDKVVRSDINSTDDELKTSVCKLVLRIGEIEKKLESLSGVREEISQVLGKLNKLDQKIQQPEKVSVQIDLNSLTSEAQSDESTSPQIFQCHNASHGAKLENNPEWCCSDASGSNSESLRVKALKKSLFTRRSSRSLTEENSATESKIASISNSPRDWRAVTYSNQVGITEEEMKERGGGDNKDWHRKSKEADRQYEIPQPHRGSKQPKDAFLIEQVFSPHPYPASLKSHMKSNPLYTDMRLTELAEVKRAQPSWTIEEYTRNSGDKGKLAALDLQTQESLNPNNLEYWMEDIYTPGYDSLLKRKEAEFRRAKVCKIAALIAAAACTVILVIVVPICTMKS; encoded by the exons ATGTCAGCCATGGAGACCAACCAGGAATCCTCTATCTTCTTGGTGAAGATACTGGAAGAACTGGACACCAAACAAAATACTGTTTCCTATCAGGATCTTTGCAAGTCACTGTGTGCGAGGTTTGATTTATCTCAGCTGGCCAAGCTCAGAAGCGTACTGTTTTACACTGCCTGCCTGGATCCTAATTTCCCAGCTACTCTGTTCAAAGACAAAATGAGATGCACTGTAAACAATCAGCAATCAAAGAAAATCATGGTTGCGGCAGATATAGTAACAATATTCAACCTCATACAAATGAATGGGGGAGTGGCCAAGGAAAAGCTGCCTGTTGCAAGACAGAAAGTGAGAAAGAAAGAATCATTTGAGTCTTGCAGATCAGACACAGAAATATGCAACATGGTGGATTGCGTGTCTAACTGCGAGGTGAACGACCGAGAGTTCAACAGGGGCTTTTCAGGCAGGAGGtcttcaaaatgcaggaaggtggatTGCAAAGACTGTCAACAGTTCATCCCTTCATCAGAACCTAACTTTTTACTTGGCGTGAACAAGGAAATGAAAGGTCGAGCAGCCTCACTGGATAGGCTGCAAGCATTAGCGTCTTACTCCATCGCCAACTCCCCGCCCTGTGAAATGCAGAGCACGTACTTTCCAATGAACATTGAGAATGAGTCGATCTCTGACCAGGACTCCTTGCCGATCAATGCAGGCATAAAAGAGACTTTCATATCGAATGATGAACCATTTGTGATGCAGTCATGTGTACAGAAAAGAAACATATTCAAAGAAGACTTTCATAATCTGATAACGATATCTCCCAGTTTAATACCACCCAGTAAAAAGCCAGAAGATGGACATGGAGAGCATCAGAACAGGAAAGAAACCTGCAAACAGGCTTTCTTCAACCACAGTTTTGAAATGCCATACAGCAGCCAGTACTTGAATCCAGTTTATTCTCCAATACCAGACAAAAGACGAGTAAAGCATGAAAGCTTAGATGATCTCCAGGCATCCACCTATTTTGGCCCAACTACCGTGCTTGGGCCTCCAGACACAAAAAAATGGACTGGAAAGCAGAATAAACAAACTGCTTGGCCAGCAAAAAGCTGGAGCTTAAACACTGAAGAGGTGCCCGATTTTGAAAGATCTTTTTTCAATAGGAAGCAGACGGAAGAGAAGGTGCGATATCAGAGTTCAAACAGCCAGTCTCCAAACTTTCCCACAGCAGACAGGCACCAGACCTACCTAAATCCCAAAGACCAGTCACCGATGATGCAGTCTGCCTATGCCATGAAATCCAATGGACACAAACCCAAGGAAATCCCCTCCATTCTTGACATGGAAAAGCACGAGCCGGTCAAAAAGTTTAAGGATAAGAGCATTAACTGTACTTCTGTTCAGCTGTTAAGCATCGACACAACCACCAGCGTTGGGACGCAAACAGAGCAGCAAGTGTTGGAACACAAAAAATGCAAGGATTTGTGCGCTCTGAGCCAAACCAAATACGTAGAGAGGCACTCTTTAAAGCAATCGGATGATGACTCTGAGATTGTAAGTGATGACATCAGTGACATTTTTAGGTTTTTGGATGATATGAGTATCTGTGGATCTACTGGAGTTATGCAGTCATCCTGCTATAACAGCACTGGATCACTGTCTCAGGTACATAAATCTGACTGTGAAAGCTCTCCGGAGcacaatttaaataaaatcacCGGTGGGAATTCCAGTAACAAGCTGGATAAAGTTGTCCGATCGGATATCAACAGCACAGATGATGAACTTAAAACCAGCGTCTGCAAGTTAGTGCTGAGGATTGGGGAAATAGAAAAGAAGCTAGAATCGTTGTCGGGTGTCAGGGAAGAAATCTCCCAAGTCCTGGGAAAACTGAACAAGCTGGATCAAAAAATTCAGCAGCCGGAGAAAGTCAGTGTACAAATAGACCTCAATTCCTTGACAAGCGAGGCACAGTCAGATGAGAGCACCTCTCCTCAGATATTTCAGTGTCATAATGCTTCTCATGGGGCCAAGCTGGAGAACAACCCAGAATGGTGCTGTTCGGATGCCAGTGGGAGTAACAGTGAAAGTCTTCGGGTAAAagccttaaaaaaaagtttgtttacaAGGCGGTCCTCAAGGTCCCTGACTGAGGAGAACAGCGCTACTGAATCCAAAATAGCAAGCATTTCAAACTCTCCTCGCGACTGGAGAGCTGTCACTTATTCCAATCAGGTTGGCATCACAGAAGAGGAGATGAAAGAACGAGGTGGAGGAGACAATAAGGACTGGCACCGGAAATCCAAAGAG GCAGACAGGCAGTATGAAATTCCACAGCCGCATAGAGGCTCTAAACAACCAAAAGATGCTTTCTTGATTGAACAAGTCTTTAGTCCTCACCCATACCCCGCATCACTCAAGTCCCACATGAAAAGCAACCCACTCTACACAGACATGAGGTTGACAGAACTGGCTGAAGTGAAACGTGCCCAGCCATCATGGACCATAGAAGAATACACAAGGAACTCGGGCGATAAAGGGAAACTTGCCGCTTTGGATCTACAG actcaagaatCTTTAAATCCAAACAACTTAGAATACTGGATGGAAGATATTTATACTCCAGGCTATGATTCCCTATTAAAACGCAAAGAAGCTGAGTTCAGAAGAGCAAAGGTCTGCAAGATAGCTGCCCTAATTGCAGCAGCAGCTTGTACCGTTATCCTGGTCATTGTAGTTCCCATTTGTACAATGAAATCATGA